Part of the Streptomyces europaeiscabiei genome is shown below.
GGTGACGGCCCTGCGGTCACGCCGCGAACCACCGTTCCTGGACGGCTGGACCCTGTTCCTCGACGGTGAGCCGCCCTACGCGATTCCGCCCGCCGACCACGACATCGACGGCCGTACACGGCTCGCCGACACCGACGGCCTCGGCCGGGCCCTCGTCTCGCTCTCCTCCCCGATCGGCGTGGAGTGGCTGCCCGCGACCGAGGCGCGCCCCCTGCTCGACGCCTACCACGAGGGCTCGGCCGCGCTCCCCGAACCGTTCGGCGCCTGGGCCGCCGCCTGCGTACGGGACGTCGACGCGAAGGCGACGGCCCAGGACCTCGACCGCGGCTTCGTCGGCCTCCAGCTCCCGGCGAACGCCCTTGCCGACGCGGCCGGTTACGCACGCTGCGCCCCGCTCCTCGACCTCCTCGAAGAGCGCGGCCTCCCGCTGTTCGTGCACCCGGGGCCCGCGCCGGGCGGCGCCGAGGGGCCCGGCTGGTGGCCCGCGATGGTCCCCTACGTCCAGCAGATGCACTCCGCCTGGTTCGCCTTCCGCGCCTTCGGCCGCCCCCGCCACCCCCGCCTGCGGGTGTGCTTCGCCCTGCTGGCCGGGCTCGCCCCGCTGCACGGGGAGCGCTTCGCCGCCCGGAGCGGCGGGAGCGACGCCGGGGTGGACCCGGACGTCTTCGTCGAGACGTCCTCCTACGGTCCGACGGCCGTCGAAGCCGTGGTCCGCGCCCTCGGCGTGGGCGCCGTCGTCCAGGGCTCCGACCGCCCCTACGCCGAGCCCCCGCAACAGCCCGGCTTCGGTCTGGGCGGGGCGGCGGCGTACGCCTTCCGCATCGCCAATCCACGGCGGCTGCTCACCGGGAAGGACAGCTGAAGCCGACGTGGTCACGGGCCCGAGGAGCCCGTGACCACGTGATGCCCCGGCGGTGACCTTCCAGCCGCCGGTGATCGCCCGTCAGCGGCCGGGGCGGATCAGCCCCGTGAGATAGCGCCACAGCGAGGAACGCTGTCGGGCGGACACGTCCGGCACCACCGTCTCCACCGTGCCCTCCACGCCCGCGTCCCCCGCCGGCTGCGGCGCCGGGTCGTCCACCGGTGGCCGTTCGGCCGTCGGCACGAGTTCGTACCGTACGGGCAGCGAGCGCAGGCCACGCATGAACGGCGAGGAGCGCCAGGGCAGTTGGTCGACGGGGAGCGCGAGGTCCAGGTTGGCGAACCGCTCGAACAGCCGGCCCACTCCGACGGCGGCGACCGTCGAGGCGAGCTCGCGTGCCGGGCACTGGCGCGGGCCCGCGCCCCAGGACAGGTGCGCCCGGGTGCTGACCGTGGTGCTGGGTGCCACGTGGTCGGCGAAGAGCGGGTCGGCGTGGGCCGCGGCGGAGGAGACCCAGACCGGGTCGCCCGCGCGGATCGTGTAGTTGCCGAGCCGGGTGTCCGCGGCCGCGAACCTCGGCACGAAGTTCACCAGCGGAGGCTTGCGCATGACGACCCGGTTCATGGCCTCCCGGACCATGCCGGCGGAGAGGCTGGCCCGGACGCTGTCCTCGCCCGAGAGGACCTCGACGACCGTGTTGGAGACGAGGATGCCGACGTGGTCGGACGTCATGCCCAGCAGCATGAACAGTTCGCGGGCCAGTTCGTCGAGCGAGAGGTCGGGGTGGGCGGCCAGCAGGTAGGAGGGGAAGTCCTCGCCCGGCGTCTTCAGCTTCAGCTCCGCCAGTTCCGCCAGCGCGCCCAGCAGCCGGTCCAGGGCGGGCCCCGCGTCCGGGCCCGCGTCCAGCACCCGCCACATGTCCATCAGGGCGTCGTCGCCCTGGGAACCGGGGAAGCCGAGCAGATGGCTGGCCACCATCAGCGGCAGGGGCCGGGAGAACTGCGCGGACAGGTCCGCGAGCCCCGTGCCGCCCGCCTGCCCCATCAGGGTGATCAGCTCGTCGGCGTAGACGGTCACGGCCGCCTTCAGCCGCTTCGCCTGGGGGTTGCGCGGGTCCTGGAACGGCTTGAGCGCCTGGTCCCACGCCATCCGCAGCGACCGGTAGCCGGGGCCGCCCTGGATCAGTACGTGGTTGACCTCCAGGGAGGGCCCGAGCGGCCAGTCGGCCGGGACCCTGCCCTCGGTCCGGGCCCGCCAGTTCTCCAGGCCCTTGGGCCATCCGGCGTCGTCCTGGAGCACCTGGAGCGCCTCGCGGTAGCCGAGCACCAGCCAGGCGGGCACGCCCAGCAGGTCGACCGGCGCCACCGCGCCGTGCCGCTGCCTCAGCCGCTCGTACACCAGCGAGGGGCGCGTCTCGTAGTCCCGGGTCAGCAGCGGTTCGGGAGACATCGCCTCCAACCCCGCGCCGTCCAGCTCCACGGACACACCCTCACCCGACTGGGTTTCCCTCACCATGCCGCCCCTCCGACACTCCCCGTACCGGACCACCTTCAGTCGGTAGCCGGAACCGTGGGGACCCTACCCCAGGGTCACTTCCGGGGGAACGCCGGGCATCACCACTCACAGGTCCAGCCCCGTGACTCACAGCCGTGAACCGGGCGGCGGCACAGCCACCCATCACTGCCCGGCGCGGGCCGCCTTGATGAAATCCCTGATCAGACCGGGGTCCTTGACGCCTCGACTCTGTTCGACGCCGCTGGAGACGTCCACGCCCCAGGGATCGGTGGCGGCGACGGCGTCGCGTACGTTCTCCGGAGTGAGACCGCCCGCGAGGAGCCACCTCTCCCCCGCGACCGCCAGCGGCCTGCTCGCCCAGTCCCAGGCGATGCCCGAGCCGGGGACGGGCGCGTCGACGAGGAGCATGTCCTCGCCGAACTCCCCGCAGCGCGGCACCGAGTCGCCGAACGCCGCGGCACGGATCAGGGTCCAGTCGCCGGTCGCCAGGTCGTCGTAGTAGGCGCGGTCCTCGGGGCCGTGCAGCTGGATCGCCCCGATCCCCGACTCGGTCGCCAGGGACCGCACGTCGCCGAGGGGCTCCTGGCGGAAGACGCCGACCGTCAGGACGTGCTCGGGCACACGGCGGCTCAGCCGGGCGGCGGTGGCGGCGTCGATCCGGCGCGGGCTGGCCGAGAAGACGAAGCCGATGGCGTCGGCGCCCGCCTCGACGGCCGTGTCGACGTCCTGCTCGGTCTTCAGGCCGCAGATCTTGATGAAGAGGGAGTCACTGGAGTTGCTCACGGCCACAGCCTGCCGTATCGGCGGCTGCGCGGGGACGGCGGCCACCTGGTCCGGCGCACCGGGCACGGTCAGCGCCACGCTCCCGACAGACGCCGGGTGACGACCGCGCTGAGCGTCCGCACACCCCGGGTCGAGCCCGGGTCGATGCCGGTGAGTTCCCTCACCCGGCGCAGACGGTAGTCCAGGGTGCGGGTGTGGACGTTGAGGGCGGTCGCCGTGGCGCCGCGGTGCATGTCGTGGCAGTAATACGCGTCGAGGGTGAGCAGCAGGTCCGGGCCGGAGTCCAGACGGCGGGCCAGCGAGCGCAGCCACACGTCGACGAACGGCACGTCCGCGGAGGCGAGTTCGACGAAGACGTCCGCCAGGGTGTGCGGCCGCAAACGGCCGGAGGCGGGTCTCAGCGGGGCCGCCCGGCTGATCCGCCGAGCCCGGTCCAGGGCGTCGGCCGGCGCGGACAGCGGCGCGGTGGCGGTGCCGACGGCGCAGGGGCGGCCGAGAGCGAGGGCGAAGTCCCGGACGAGATCCGGCAAGTGGTCGGGGGCCAAATCGGGCAAGAGGTCGGGAACGGCGTGCGGCGGGACGTTCTCCGTCCCCGCGGCGCCGGAGAACAGGGGCACCAGAGCGATCAGCTCACCGCTCCCGTCGCCGCCCTCCGGGCCCCACATGACCGGCGCCCGGTGGGCCTTCACCAGTGTCTCGATCTCGTTTTCCAGGAAACGGTCGACGGCGGGCGGGTCCGACAACCGGAACACCGTCACGGTGCAGTAGTCCGGCAGTTCCATGTCGACGGCTGCGGCGAGTTCCGTCGATATCGGATCGCCGTTCAGTAATGACCGGGCCAGCAGGGCGACCTGCTCGGTGTACGGCATTCGGCGGCGCAGTACGCGGACGAATCCCTGGCGGTAGGCGCCGATGCCGCGCTCACCCTGCGGGGCGAACCACGTCATCATCCGCATGAGTTCGTCGACACCGCCGCCACGCTGGGCGTCGGTCGCCTCGTTGATCTCGCGCAGCATGAGCGCGGTGTGCACACGCAGCACCTGCTGCCGCGCGTCGAGCGACATCCCCGCACCCGCCCGCAGCTCTCCCATGGACGCGATGCAGCCAAGATCGTCATCGCTCAACTCGCTGTTGTTCGGCGACAGTTCGACCGTGCGATGCCGTAGCCACATCGCGTGTTCCAGCGTCTCGGCCCGAGCCCGGGGGTCGTTGTCCAGAAACCCGAACTCCGGGATCTCGCGCGTGTACGTCTCGACCTCCCGGCGGGCGTTGGTCGACGCCTGACGGGCCAGTTCGGCGAAGAGGCTCCCCATGCAGGCGAGCATGCCATTCCGGACGAACGGGCCGACAGACGAGATCCGGACGGCGTTCATCACTGCGCATAAATCGGCGGCAAGTATGCCGACAGGGTTTTTGTCACAGTGCGCAAAATTCCCGGATCGGTGCGTTCCCCTCCCGGCTTCCGCTTGTGGAGGGGTCGTAAAGCGGCCTTAATGAGAACCGCGTGAACGCCCGTGGGGGAAGACCGGGACAATCATTCCGGCGCGACTCCGGAACGGCTCCGGCAATCAGTACGGGCGCGGATACGAAATTCCTCGGCCAGGCGCCCCGCAATGGCGCTCACCCAAACGGGAGGGAAACCCGATGAGAGCAGGCACGAGAAAGAGAATCACGGCGGCGATGGCGGTCGTGGTCACGTCGACGGCGCTCATGCTCGGCATGCCGGGCACCGCTTCGGCCGCCCCCGCCGCCGTACCCAGCTTGCGCGCGTTCGGGATCAGCGGCGACGGCACCCTGATGGCCACGTTCACGACGGACCGGCCGGACGTGCTCAACTGGGTGCGGGTCATCACCGGGCTCAGCGGCGACACGGCCCTGGTCGGGATCGACTTCCGGGTGCAGAACGGCGTGCTGTACGGCGTCGGCAACAAGGGCGGCATCTACACGATCAAGACCCCTCCGGCCACCGTGGACGTCGTGGTCACCAAGGTGTCACAGCTCCAGTACGCACTGCACGGCACGGTGTTCGGCGTCGACTTCAACCCGGCCGCCGACCGCCTCCGTGTGATCAGCGACCAGGGCCAGAACCTGCGGCACAACCTCAACGACCACACGACCATCCAGGACGTGAACCTCACCACCCCGCCTGCCGAGGGCACGACCAAGGGCGTCACCGCCGCCGCGTACACGAACAACGATCTCAACGGGTCCACCGCCACCACGTTGTTCGACATCAACACGACCTCCGACGAGGTCGTCATCCAGTCACCGGCGAACAACGGCACGCTCGCCCCGACCGGCAGCCTCGGCATCGACGCGCAGCTCAAGGCCGGCATGGACATCTACAGCACTCTGTCCGGCGGAAAGACGGTCGACAACGCCGCCTTCGCCTCCCTGACCCCGTACGGTGCCGGCACCCCGTCGCTCTACAGCGTCAACGTCCTCACCGGACAGGTGAGCTCCATCGGTCAGTTCCCACTGAACATCACGGACCTCGCCATCAGCCTCACCGGCTCCTGACCCCTCGACGACCCCGCCCTCGCCGCGGCCCGGCCACGACCGGACCGCGGCGAGCCACGTCCGGATCCCCCTTATGCTTCTACACATCTGTAGAGGAATGGGCCTCAACAGCACACGCACGTACGGACGTTGAAGGAGTGGACGCCACGATGGTGTTCAAACGACTGCTCGGTTCGCTCGGAGTGGGCGGCCCCACGGTCGACACGGTTCTCGATCCCGGCGCGGTCCTGCCGGGCTCCACGCTGACCGGCCGGGTCCGCCTCAAGGGCGGTGACACCGACTTCGAGATCGAGCACCTCACCCTGGAGCTGGTGGCGCGGATCGAGGCCGAGCACGAGGAGGGCGAGAGCGAGGGCATCGCCGTCTTCGACCGGACCACCGTCGGCGGCGGCTTCCGGCTGGCCGAGGGCGAAGTGCGCGAGGTCCCGTTCACCCTCGCCCTGCCGTGGGAGACCCCGATCACCGAGCTGTACGGGCAGGCCCTGGGCATCGTGCTCGGCGTACGCACCGAACTGGCCGTCTCCGGCGCGAAGGACAAGGGCGACCTCGACCAGCTCAATGTCACCCCGCTGCCCGCGCAGGAGGCGATCCTCGAAGCCCTCGGCCAACTCGGCTTCGGCTTCAAGTCCGCCGACCTCGAACAGGGGCGGATCCACGGCACCGGCCAGCAACTCCCCTTCTACCAGGAGATCGAGCTCACCCCGTCCCCGCGGTACGCCCACCTGGTCAACGAGATCGAGCTGACCTTCCTCGCCGGTCCCGGCGGCATGGACGTCGTCCTGGAGGCCGACAAGCGCGGCGGGCCGTACTCCGCAGGACAGGACACTCTCACCCGCTTCGCCGTCTCCCACGCCGAGGTCGCCCACCAGGACTGGAACACCCTGGTCGACGGGTGGATCGGGCAGTTGGCCGGACATCGCACCGCCGACGGCTCCACCTCTCCGTATGAGCAGGAGAGTTCCTACGACAACGGGTACACCGAACATCACGGCGACGACGGCCACCGCTCCGGCCCCCGCACGGCCGTCGCCGGCGCGGCCGGGCTCGCCGCAGGTGTCGTCGGGGGCATGGTCGCCGCCGAAGTCGTGGACGAGGTCGGGGACTTCTTCGAGGGCGAGAACGAGGAAGAGGGGGAAGAGGAGGAAGAAGAGAGCTGACGGGTCTACGGACCCGTCACCGCAGCTCCTCCAGGTCGAGGTCCGACCCGACGACCAGGGTCACCACCCCCGCGGCGGCGTCCGCGGACGGCGTGGCCTTGGTGTCGGGCAGCCGGGAGGCGAGGACCTTCGCATGCTTGGTGAGGTCGGCGGGATGGGCGACCGTGGTGGTGTCGGTGTTCTCGGGAGCGTTGCCCGTGCCCACGACGGTGAAGCCGGCCTCGCGGAGCTTCTCGGCGACGGCAGCGGCGCGCCCGCTGACACCGGTGCCGTTGAGGACCTGGACGCGTACCTTGGACGCGTAGATCAGGTCGTTCTTGGCCTCGGCCTGCAGCCGCTTCTTGTCGACCTCCTTGTCGTTGGCGAGGGAGGTGAACAGGTCCGCGGCCTGCGGGTACTGCCAGACGATGTTGGCCTTGTCGGTGGGGACGTCGGCCTCGCGCGGGTAGTTGGGGACGGTCAGGAAGGTCAGCCGGTCGCTCGGGATGCTCTTGAGCTCGGAGGCGAGGTCGTAGAGCGGGTCGATTCCGGCGAGATCCTCGTCCGCGGTCAGGGACTTGGTGGCGGACTGCATGAAGTCGTAGAGCGAAGTGGGGCTGGTCAGCTTCGACTTGGCCTTGGCCGCCAGTGCCTCCATGAACTCCTGTTGACGACCGATGCGTCCGATGTCGGAGCCGTCGCCGACGGCGTAGC
Proteins encoded:
- a CDS encoding amidohydrolase family protein, with the protein product MTNCDVHQHLWTPALVTALRSRREPPFLDGWTLFLDGEPPYAIPPADHDIDGRTRLADTDGLGRALVSLSSPIGVEWLPATEARPLLDAYHEGSAALPEPFGAWAAACVRDVDAKATAQDLDRGFVGLQLPANALADAAGYARCAPLLDLLEERGLPLFVHPGPAPGGAEGPGWWPAMVPYVQQMHSAWFAFRAFGRPRHPRLRVCFALLAGLAPLHGERFAARSGGSDAGVDPDVFVETSSYGPTAVEAVVRALGVGAVVQGSDRPYAEPPQQPGFGLGGAAAYAFRIANPRRLLTGKDS
- a CDS encoding cytochrome P450 — its product is MVRETQSGEGVSVELDGAGLEAMSPEPLLTRDYETRPSLVYERLRQRHGAVAPVDLLGVPAWLVLGYREALQVLQDDAGWPKGLENWRARTEGRVPADWPLGPSLEVNHVLIQGGPGYRSLRMAWDQALKPFQDPRNPQAKRLKAAVTVYADELITLMGQAGGTGLADLSAQFSRPLPLMVASHLLGFPGSQGDDALMDMWRVLDAGPDAGPALDRLLGALAELAELKLKTPGEDFPSYLLAAHPDLSLDELARELFMLLGMTSDHVGILVSNTVVEVLSGEDSVRASLSAGMVREAMNRVVMRKPPLVNFVPRFAAADTRLGNYTIRAGDPVWVSSAAAHADPLFADHVAPSTTVSTRAHLSWGAGPRQCPARELASTVAAVGVGRLFERFANLDLALPVDQLPWRSSPFMRGLRSLPVRYELVPTAERPPVDDPAPQPAGDAGVEGTVETVVPDVSARQRSSLWRYLTGLIRPGR
- a CDS encoding phosphoribosylanthranilate isomerase; translation: MAVSNSSDSLFIKICGLKTEQDVDTAVEAGADAIGFVFSASPRRIDAATAARLSRRVPEHVLTVGVFRQEPLGDVRSLATESGIGAIQLHGPEDRAYYDDLATGDWTLIRAAAFGDSVPRCGEFGEDMLLVDAPVPGSGIAWDWASRPLAVAGERWLLAGGLTPENVRDAVAATDPWGVDVSSGVEQSRGVKDPGLIRDFIKAARAGQ
- a CDS encoding PucR family transcriptional regulator, translated to MGSLFAELARQASTNARREVETYTREIPEFGFLDNDPRARAETLEHAMWLRHRTVELSPNNSELSDDDLGCIASMGELRAGAGMSLDARQQVLRVHTALMLREINEATDAQRGGGVDELMRMMTWFAPQGERGIGAYRQGFVRVLRRRMPYTEQVALLARSLLNGDPISTELAAAVDMELPDYCTVTVFRLSDPPAVDRFLENEIETLVKAHRAPVMWGPEGGDGSGELIALVPLFSGAAGTENVPPHAVPDLLPDLAPDHLPDLVRDFALALGRPCAVGTATAPLSAPADALDRARRISRAAPLRPASGRLRPHTLADVFVELASADVPFVDVWLRSLARRLDSGPDLLLTLDAYYCHDMHRGATATALNVHTRTLDYRLRRVRELTGIDPGSTRGVRTLSAVVTRRLSGAWR
- a CDS encoding DUF4394 domain-containing protein, producing MRAGTRKRITAAMAVVVTSTALMLGMPGTASAAPAAVPSLRAFGISGDGTLMATFTTDRPDVLNWVRVITGLSGDTALVGIDFRVQNGVLYGVGNKGGIYTIKTPPATVDVVVTKVSQLQYALHGTVFGVDFNPAADRLRVISDQGQNLRHNLNDHTTIQDVNLTTPPAEGTTKGVTAAAYTNNDLNGSTATTLFDINTTSDEVVIQSPANNGTLAPTGSLGIDAQLKAGMDIYSTLSGGKTVDNAAFASLTPYGAGTPSLYSVNVLTGQVSSIGQFPLNITDLAISLTGS
- a CDS encoding sporulation protein codes for the protein MVFKRLLGSLGVGGPTVDTVLDPGAVLPGSTLTGRVRLKGGDTDFEIEHLTLELVARIEAEHEEGESEGIAVFDRTTVGGGFRLAEGEVREVPFTLALPWETPITELYGQALGIVLGVRTELAVSGAKDKGDLDQLNVTPLPAQEAILEALGQLGFGFKSADLEQGRIHGTGQQLPFYQEIELTPSPRYAHLVNEIELTFLAGPGGMDVVLEADKRGGPYSAGQDTLTRFAVSHAEVAHQDWNTLVDGWIGQLAGHRTADGSTSPYEQESSYDNGYTEHHGDDGHRSGPRTAVAGAAGLAAGVVGGMVAAEVVDEVGDFFEGENEEEGEEEEEES